A stretch of Halocalculus aciditolerans DNA encodes these proteins:
- a CDS encoding Lrp/AsnC family transcriptional regulator, with protein MDERDVRLLKAIEDLETGSPDALHEATDIPLSTIHYRLNNLREDGVIENDVYDIDLDEVGLGVTVVLEVLTEYSGSYRGVLDDIEAVEGVTQVFFTMGETDFLVVARLPDSDDVERLITDFEAIDAVDRTNSTFVIARGKDTTHPLQTYSEETLVDELVDED; from the coding sequence ATGGACGAGCGGGACGTACGACTCTTGAAGGCGATCGAGGACTTGGAGACCGGGAGCCCCGACGCGCTCCACGAAGCGACCGACATCCCGCTCTCCACGATACACTACCGGCTCAACAACCTCCGCGAGGACGGCGTCATCGAGAACGACGTCTACGACATCGACCTCGACGAGGTCGGTCTCGGCGTCACCGTCGTCCTCGAAGTCCTGACTGAGTACTCCGGAAGCTACCGCGGCGTCCTCGACGACATCGAGGCCGTCGAGGGCGTGACGCAGGTGTTCTTCACGATGGGGGAGACGGACTTCCTCGTCGTCGCGCGCCTCCCCGACTCCGACGACGTCGAACGCCTCATCACGGACTTCGAAGCCATCGACGCCGTCGACCGCACGAACTCGACGTTCGTCATCGCCCGCGGCAAAGACACCACGCACCCCCTCCAGACCTACTCGGAAGAGACGCTCGTCGACGAACTCGTCGACGAAGACTGA
- a CDS encoding ABC transporter permease, with product MTGDDSTGFAGRVLGDRPPFVLLAASAVVALAVLSPIGWLVVSALDVPTPRALALLTSASTTSVLLNSVALVAAVTAGSVALGVPLAVLTARTDLPGRRFWTVVLALPLVVPSYLGAFAYTAAFGPNGQLADALAPLGVDTVPSVYGFAGAAFVLTLYVYPYVFLSTRATLLSIDTSLVEAARTLGDAPLAAFRRVTLPQIAPGITAGALLVALYALSDFGTPAIMHVDVFTRVIYVEYSYSRDTAALLSVQLLFVTAIILSLESRVSAGQRSGYASSRVRATRRVRLGWWTAPALLLCAGVVALSLAVPVGVFIHWLFQSSLAGVNTGYGFSWAYAANSVYAAALTAGVAVLAALPVGYLSGRYDSRLGRLVERATYAGYAVPGIVIALALVYVGVVYVRGLYQTLPLLVFAYVVRFLPQAVGTTRSSVVQVDQRLVEAARTLGDAPLAAFRRVTLPLVLPGVSAGAALVFLTTMKELPATLLLQPGNFETLVTYIWSARESGFYGRVAVPALVLIGVSALSMLVILARERLSD from the coding sequence ATGACGGGCGACGACTCTACCGGATTCGCGGGGCGCGTTCTCGGCGACCGCCCGCCGTTCGTCCTCCTCGCGGCGTCGGCCGTCGTCGCGCTCGCAGTGCTCTCTCCGATCGGCTGGCTCGTCGTCAGCGCGCTCGACGTCCCGACGCCGCGCGCGCTCGCGCTCCTGACGAGCGCGTCGACGACGTCCGTCCTGCTGAACAGCGTCGCGCTCGTCGCCGCCGTCACCGCCGGGTCGGTCGCGCTCGGCGTCCCGCTCGCGGTGCTGACGGCGCGCACCGACCTGCCCGGCCGGCGGTTCTGGACGGTCGTCCTCGCGCTCCCGCTCGTCGTTCCGAGCTATCTCGGCGCGTTCGCGTACACGGCGGCGTTCGGGCCGAACGGCCAGCTCGCCGACGCGCTCGCGCCGCTCGGCGTCGACACCGTTCCCTCCGTCTACGGCTTTGCGGGGGCGGCGTTCGTTCTCACGCTCTACGTCTACCCCTACGTGTTTCTCTCGACGCGCGCGACCCTGCTCTCCATCGACACCTCGCTCGTCGAGGCGGCGCGCACGCTCGGCGACGCCCCGCTCGCCGCGTTCCGCCGCGTCACCCTCCCCCAGATCGCGCCCGGTATCACGGCGGGCGCGCTCCTCGTCGCGCTCTACGCGCTCTCCGACTTCGGAACGCCCGCCATCATGCACGTCGACGTCTTCACGCGCGTCATCTACGTGGAGTACTCCTACTCGCGGGACACCGCCGCCCTGCTCTCCGTCCAACTCCTCTTCGTGACGGCAATCATCCTCTCCCTCGAGTCGCGGGTGTCCGCCGGGCAGCGCTCCGGGTACGCGAGCAGTCGGGTTCGCGCGACCCGGCGCGTCCGCCTCGGCTGGTGGACCGCGCCCGCCCTCCTCCTCTGTGCGGGCGTCGTCGCGCTCTCGCTCGCCGTCCCCGTCGGCGTCTTCATCCACTGGCTCTTCCAGTCCAGCCTCGCCGGCGTGAACACGGGGTACGGCTTCTCGTGGGCGTACGCCGCGAACTCCGTCTACGCGGCCGCGCTCACCGCGGGCGTCGCCGTGCTCGCCGCGCTCCCCGTCGGCTACCTCTCCGGGCGCTACGACTCCCGGCTCGGCAGGCTCGTAGAGCGCGCGACCTACGCTGGGTACGCCGTCCCCGGCATCGTCATCGCGCTCGCGCTCGTCTACGTCGGCGTCGTCTACGTCCGCGGCCTCTACCAGACGCTCCCGCTCCTCGTGTTCGCGTACGTCGTCCGCTTCCTCCCGCAGGCGGTCGGGACGACCCGGTCGAGCGTCGTCCAGGTCGACCAGCGCCTCGTCGAAGCGGCGCGCACGCTCGGCGACGCCCCGCTCGCCGCGTTCCGCCGCGTCACCCTCCCACTCGTCCTCCCCGGCGTCTCCGCGGGCGCGGCGCTCGTCTTCCTCACGACGATGAAGGAACTCCCCGCAACGCTCCTCCTCCAGCCCGGGAACTTCGAGACGCTCGTGACGTACATCTGGAGCGCTCGGGAGTCGGGATTCTACGGGCGCGTCGCCGTCCCCGCGCTCGTCCTCATCGGCGTGTCCGCGCTCTCGATGCTCGTCATTCTCGCGCGCGAACGCCTCAGCGACTGA
- a CDS encoding extracellular solute-binding protein: protein MIQNRQTRPTTRRAFLATGVAGTAAALAGCSGSGSGGTTTGPMFEGGNETSGDGGAPSVADLPDLEGDLTVYLGRGEGGVYGQLVDYLQDTRYENFSVTLKRGPSTGLANTILTEAENGGSPADVFWSIDAASLALVADAGLAAALPADVAGVVPGKFRDPRDRWVGLTGRARAIPYNTDVLSASDVPKSVFDIPGSEAFRDALGWAPSYGSFQAFVTAMRVLEGEDRTRAWLNAIQDTGVQSYAGEFGVTYGVANSEVAAGFANHYYALRLLQAKPDAPLDLAFTENDPGALVNVAGALVLDSTPKPSLAANFVRHFLTREIQQYLVEHVYSYPLAPGVAPPDGGSITLPSLDDLHPPDLDLATLANVQETAALLRDTGVL from the coding sequence ATGATCCAGAACCGACAGACACGACCGACGACGCGCCGCGCGTTCCTCGCCACCGGCGTCGCCGGCACCGCGGCGGCCCTCGCCGGCTGCTCGGGCTCCGGCAGCGGCGGAACGACGACCGGGCCGATGTTCGAAGGCGGGAACGAGACCAGCGGCGACGGCGGCGCGCCGTCCGTCGCCGACCTCCCCGACCTCGAGGGCGACCTCACCGTGTACCTCGGCCGCGGCGAGGGCGGCGTCTACGGCCAGCTCGTCGACTACCTCCAGGACACCCGCTACGAGAACTTCTCCGTGACGCTGAAGCGCGGCCCGTCGACGGGACTCGCGAACACGATTCTCACGGAGGCGGAGAACGGCGGGTCGCCCGCCGACGTCTTCTGGTCCATCGACGCCGCCTCGCTCGCGCTCGTCGCGGACGCGGGCCTCGCCGCGGCGCTCCCCGCCGACGTCGCCGGCGTCGTCCCCGGGAAGTTCCGCGACCCCCGGGACCGCTGGGTCGGCCTCACGGGCCGCGCTCGCGCCATCCCCTACAACACCGACGTGCTCTCTGCGTCGGACGTCCCGAAGAGCGTCTTCGACATCCCCGGGAGCGAGGCGTTCCGGGACGCGCTCGGCTGGGCTCCCTCCTACGGCTCCTTCCAGGCGTTCGTCACGGCGATGCGCGTCCTTGAAGGCGAGGACCGGACGCGGGCGTGGCTGAACGCGATACAGGACACCGGCGTCCAGTCGTACGCGGGCGAGTTCGGCGTGACGTACGGCGTCGCGAACAGTGAGGTCGCCGCCGGATTCGCGAACCACTACTACGCCCTCCGCCTGCTGCAGGCGAAGCCCGACGCGCCCCTCGACCTCGCGTTCACGGAGAACGACCCGGGCGCGCTCGTGAACGTCGCCGGCGCGCTCGTCCTCGACTCCACGCCGAAGCCGTCGCTCGCCGCGAACTTCGTCCGCCACTTCCTCACGCGGGAGATCCAGCAGTACCTCGTGGAGCACGTCTACTCCTACCCGCTCGCGCCCGGCGTCGCACCGCCGGACGGCGGAAGCATTACGCTGCCGTCGCTCGACGACCTCCATCCGCCCGACCTCGACCTCGCGACGCTCGCCAACGTCCAAGAGACGGCCGCGCTCCTCCGGGACACCGGCGTCCTCTAG
- a CDS encoding ABC transporter ATP-binding protein, which produces MTDTTTLRLDGITKDYGTETAVEGVSLDVREGELFTLLGPSGCGKTTTLRLLAGLEAPTEGTVTIAGRVVAGDGGFVPPDERNVGLVFQDFALFTHLTVGENVAYGIPDATDDERAARVAELLDLVDLDGFEDRDPSELSGGQQQRVALARALAPEPDVLLLDEPFSSLDVKLRVEMREEVRRILSEAGVTAVSVTHDQEEALSISDRIAVMHDGHIEQVGEPEAVFEHPESRFVASFLGQAGFLSGNIGEDEVVTAVDSFDRGRLTGETGQYVGALVDVLVRPDDVAVRPVDDEVDADGTIVRRQYTGPSFIYHVELANGDRVRCQHNHTESYDVGTAVDLELVADHSLAWYPRR; this is translated from the coding sequence ATGACCGACACCACCACACTCCGACTCGACGGCATCACGAAGGACTATGGGACCGAGACCGCAGTCGAAGGCGTCTCACTCGACGTCCGCGAGGGCGAACTCTTCACGCTCCTCGGCCCCTCGGGCTGCGGGAAGACGACGACGCTCCGGCTGCTCGCCGGCCTCGAAGCGCCCACCGAAGGGACGGTGACGATTGCGGGACGAGTGGTCGCGGGCGACGGCGGGTTCGTCCCGCCGGACGAGCGGAACGTCGGCCTCGTCTTCCAGGACTTCGCGCTCTTCACGCACCTCACGGTCGGAGAGAACGTCGCCTACGGCATCCCGGACGCGACCGACGATGAGCGGGCGGCGCGCGTCGCGGAACTCCTCGACCTCGTCGACCTCGACGGGTTCGAAGACCGCGACCCGAGCGAGCTCTCCGGCGGCCAACAGCAGCGCGTCGCGCTCGCCCGCGCGCTCGCCCCCGAGCCCGACGTCCTCCTCCTCGACGAACCGTTCTCCAGCCTCGACGTCAAACTCCGCGTGGAGATGCGCGAGGAGGTCCGCCGCATCCTCTCCGAGGCCGGCGTCACCGCCGTCTCCGTCACCCACGATCAGGAAGAAGCCCTCTCCATCTCCGACCGCATCGCCGTCATGCACGACGGCCACATCGAGCAGGTCGGCGAACCCGAAGCCGTCTTCGAACACCCCGAATCGCGCTTCGTCGCGTCCTTCCTCGGCCAGGCCGGCTTCCTCTCCGGGAACATCGGCGAGGACGAGGTCGTGACCGCCGTCGACTCGTTCGACCGCGGTCGCTTGACAGGAGAAACGGGCCAGTACGTCGGCGCGCTCGTCGACGTCCTCGTCCGCCCCGACGACGTCGCCGTCCGCCCCGTCGACGACGAGGTCGACGCCGACGGAACCATCGTCCGCCGCCAGTACACCGGCCCGTCCTTCATCTACCACGTCGAACTCGCGAACGGCGACCGCGTGCGCTGTCAGCACAACCACACGGAGAGCTACGACGTCGGCACAGCCGTCGACCTCGAACTCGTCGCCGACCACTCGCTCGCGTGGTATCCGCGGCGGTAA